The window TCCTCCGATGCAAAGATATATAGGGGGAGGACGATTGCATCTGTTGGTGCAGTGAAGAGATAGATGCCCTTGTCGGAGAGACTCACATCTGTAATGCTCCGATAGGCGATTGTGCGTTCTGTATGCTCGCTGCGTTCGACAATGTGCATCGCCTCGAAGCTGACAATACGGATGCCAAACATATGCGCAGCACGCATCGCTTCAAGGCGGCGCAGCACGGCTCGTGTGGCGGTACGTTCCGAGAGATGGGTGTAAATGCGGTAGAGTACAATACAGAGGACGGTGGTCAGAACGGTTCGTATGAGCAGCACATCGAACTCCCATGGGGCATCGCTCAGGAGATCTTGGAGAAAAAACAGGATGGGGAGCAGCGGGATCGTCAGCAGGAGAGCGAGCGCCACTCGATTTGCCCATTTGAACAAGGGGGCGTTCAAAATACAAAAGAGTGTGAAGTGAAGTGCATCCTGCTCTGTAAAATCAAATGTGAATCTGAACAATGCGTGCCTCCTGATGATACAAAAATGCCGCATCTGTCGCACCCACAGAGGGGACAGATGCGGATCTTATCAGAAACGCTGTCGAAATTATCAGTGATGTCTATATCTTATCATCGTAGACGCTGTTATCGTAGCCATCACCGCCCGCAGTGGTCTGTGCCGCCGTGCTTTGGAACGGGGCGGCGCTGTCGTAGGTGGTCTGTACGCCGTAGACGGTGGTGTCGCCCTGCGTCTGGATGTAGAGTTCGGTGCCGGCGGGCAGGTCGATGTTCTTGCCGTGGACGAATGCGCCTGCGACGATGCCGAGCGGTCCCAGGACGGCGATGCCCGCGAGCGATGCGCCCGCTGCCATGGCGAGGTGCTGCATTTCCTTCTTTGCCTCTTCGCCGATGAAGGTGGTGACATAGGTGCCGTCGAGTGCCTTGGTGCTCTTAAAGTCGATGTCGACCTGCGCGTTGCGGCCGAAGTTTTTCGACTGTTTTACCTTCGTGACCGTACCCTCGCCGCGTGAGCCCTTGGTAAAGACAAGGGCATCGCCGACGAATACGTCGTCTG of the Selenomonas dianae genome contains:
- a CDS encoding YcxB family protein; its protein translation is MFRFTFDFTEQDALHFTLFCILNAPLFKWANRVALALLLTIPLLPILFFLQDLLSDAPWEFDVLLIRTVLTTVLCIVLYRIYTHLSERTATRAVLRRLEAMRAAHMFGIRIVSFEAMHIVERSEHTERTIAYRSITDVSLSDKGIYLFTAPTDAIVLPLYIFASEEEKRQILALVRAQVSP